The genomic region TTTTCATGATGCTCACAGGCGCAGGCTGACGTTGAGGTTGCTGTGGGTTCCGCCGAAGAATTCCTGGGCGAAACCCTGGACCACTTCCGGATGGTATGGCTTGCAGCTGAACACATCCAGATAGACCGCATTGGTCAGGTTGGCAAAATGGCCTGAAATAAGAGAGGTCTCAATAAGCTGCACCATGGAATAACCCGCCACTTTTTCATCTTCCCCGAAATGCACGACCAGGGTATCTCCGAAACGTTTCATCTCAATCAAATCGCACAGCTCGACAACGAATCTCTTGATCTCCTCCGCATCACGAATCGTCTCTGCATTGCAGTTGTAAATATCAATTGCCGAAGCTATTCCCCAGGCTTTGCGGGCAATGGCCTCATTCATAATCTGCAGCCCCTGACCGTCCCGACAGTTTCCTTCGTTGATATTGACAATGTTGCGAGTGGCGGTTCCTTGTTTCATTGGCTAATGCTCCCAGTTTTTGTGCACAGATTTTATGCGCCTTTTTTTGTAGGGACGGGGCTTTTCCTCACCTGCAAATGCGGGAAAACGACCTTCATCCTCCTCGTGTTTTTCAAAACAGCCCTTACAGAGTTCCCTGAAATCATGGCAAATGTTCTTTTTCATAATCATTTCCCGAAAATAAGGTTTTCCAATAAAACTCTTAAGCAAGCCACATGCCAAAAAAAAGACACCGCCAACAAAAACATAAACACCTGTAATCATTTATCATTTTTACAATATCCACCACACGATATTGCCAGCGAAATCAAAAACAGGAATTCATTTTCCTCTTTCACCTAACTCGCTAATTCTCTGCCCTTTTCACACCGGATGAGCGGCAAAAATCGCCACTAGACATTCATATTCAGTCGACATATCAGAGCGATAGACAGAGGACAGCACTGCGTCTTCAGAGCTTGTCCGGAATGAACGGACTTCATCCCGGCTGATAAAAGAAAAACATTTCCTCTTTATCGCAAAACAGGTATATCCTATGGGAAATAACGGAATACATTTTCTCTTTTTCAGAAGGGGACCCCATGCTCACAAAACTGGTCTTTGCCATAGCCGATAAGGATCTTCAGGAAAATCTTGAAAAGAATTTTGAACGTTCGGATGTCCAGATTGAGGCATACGGGCAGGGAAAGAACACCTGGCAGAACGTCGGCCAGTCG from Pseudomonadota bacterium harbors:
- a CDS encoding S-adenosylmethionine decarboxylase, whose protein sequence is MKQGTATRNIVNINEGNCRDGQGLQIMNEAIARKAWGIASAIDIYNCNAETIRDAEEIKRFVVELCDLIEMKRFGDTLVVHFGEDEKVAGYSMVQLIETSLISGHFANLTNAVYLDVFSCKPYHPEVVQGFAQEFFGGTHSNLNVSLRL